A stretch of Eleutherodactylus coqui strain aEleCoq1 chromosome 9, aEleCoq1.hap1, whole genome shotgun sequence DNA encodes these proteins:
- the CCDC127 gene encoding coiled-coil domain-containing protein 127, whose protein sequence is MNNLNDPPQWNIHPNGDGGEGSRWNYALLVPMLGLAAFRWIWSKESEKEIGKAKSECLKKVTIAEKELETKYRDTIVENRRTVAHLEIELEKEQNRTFSYRQALIAQSKKLVDERRQMDREREQLRQEITEAKKTSTAQVSYPSHLEREEEWQTQARRLLKEFEVVLTERQHIYCSVIVNKKKRLEIEKNVLIKAASNPIAAEMQMTDGLIDIFKHDNHCAGLTNTNKRENGRLMWIYLKYWGLIVDLKKFKRFEENFMEK, encoded by the exons ATGAATAACCTAAACGACCCCCCGCAGTGGAACATCCATCCGAATGGCGATGGCGGAGAGGGGAGTAGATGGAACTACGCGCTGCTGGTACCAATGTTGGGGCTCGCTGCGTTTC GGTGGATTTGGTCAAAAGAATCTGAGAAAGAAATTGGAAAAGCCAAATCCGAATGCCTTAAGAAAGTGACCATAGCCGAAAAGGAACTTGAAACAAAATATCGAGACACTATTGTGGAGAACAGGCGCACGGTGGCTCACTTGGAAATTGAGCTTGAGAAAGAACAAAACCGAACTTTTAGTTATCGCCAAGCCCTCATTGCTCAAAGCAAGAAGCTGGTTGATGAGAGAAGGCAGATGGACCGCGAGAGAGAACAACTCAGGCAGGAAATAACGGAAGCCAAGAAGACTAGTACAGCGCAGGTCTCGTACCCAAGTCACCTGGAGAGGGAAGAAGAATGGCAGACACAAGCTAGACGCCTGCTAAAAGAATTCGAGGTTGTGCTGACCGAGAGGCAGCACATTTATTGCAGCGTgatagtaaataaaaaaaaaagattagagatagaaaaaaatgtcCTCATCAAAGCGGCCAGCAATCCAATCGCTGCAGAGATGCAGATGACAGACGGCTTGATTGACATCTTTAAACATGACAACCATTGTGCCGGACTGACAAACACCAATAAGCGGGAAAACGGCCGGTTAATGTGGATCTACCTGAAATACTGGGGATTGATTGTAGATTTAAAGAAATTTAAAAGATTCGAAGAAAATTTCATGGAAAAGTag